In a single window of the Coffea eugenioides isolate CCC68of chromosome 3, Ceug_1.0, whole genome shotgun sequence genome:
- the LOC113764776 gene encoding uncharacterized protein LOC113764776, producing the protein MAEAKSATVTDQIDINSIQPVKPADPRVVEIGQFVVEKFHHGKLLFIAVLGGFTWKCEGGKYYALVIENQNYEGATFIHKALVVEAPGETKLLWHKN; encoded by the exons ATGGCTGAAGCCAAATCTGCTACTGTCACTGATCAG ATCGACATCAATTCAATACAACCAGTGAAGCCGGCCGACCCTCGCGTGGTCGAGATCGGACAATTTGTAGTGGAAAAATTTCACCACGGAAAGCTGCTTTTCATCGCCGTGCTTGGCGGATTCACGTGGAAATGTGAGGGAGGCAAGTACTACGCCCTTGTCATTGAAAATCAGAATTATGAGGGCGCCACATTTATCCATAAAGCACTTGTTGTTGAGGCCCCAGGTGAAACGAAACTCCTCTGGCACAAGAATTAA
- the LOC113766973 gene encoding uncharacterized protein LOC113766973, with protein MAEAKSATVTDQIDINSIQPVAPADPHVVGIGQFVVEKFHHGKLLFIAVIGGFTWNCEGGKYYALIIQNQDYEGATFIHKALVVEAKGETKLLWHRN; from the exons ATGGCTGAAGCCAAATCTGCTACTGTCACTGATCAG ATCGACATCAACTCAATACAACCAGTGGCGCCGGCTGACCCTCACGTGGTCGGGATCGGACAATTTGTAGTGGAAAAATTTCACCACGGCAAGCTGCTTTTCATCGCCGTGATTGGCGGATTCACTTGGAATTGTGAAGGAGGCAAGTACTACGCACTTATCATTCAAAATCAGGATTATGAGGGCGCCACATTTATCCATAAAGCACTCGTTGTTGAGGCCAAAGGTGAAACGAAACTCCTCTGGCACAGGAATTAA